DNA from Dioscorea cayenensis subsp. rotundata cultivar TDr96_F1 chromosome 26, TDr96_F1_v2_PseudoChromosome.rev07_lg8_w22 25.fasta, whole genome shotgun sequence:
CTCAGAGGGAAGGGATGCAGAGTGTCAGCTTGACGCTTACTGCAGGATAGCACCATAGTTAATCCCCTTGAAGTTGATGCCAAGCATGTGATCTAGCtgtgctctctctctttgttATCTTGGCAAATACTCTTTTGTGTTATCTTAAAAGACTGAGATTGCCAATAAAACGCATTAATTTGTTGCTGCTGGTTTATCTGGTTTGTGTTGTATGTAGTCTAAACTGCAAGGTCTTGTGAGGTTTCATTTCAATTGAATCAAATCAAATGCAGTTGAATTCACAGTGGCAAATTGGGTGGTGAGCTCTATGATGCATTtatccaacaaaataaaataaaaagcatttGTGACTACTGTAATTAGCTCCCAGAACCAAATTGTGAAGTTTAGGACCTTCAGGTGGCAAAAGTAGTATTTCATCAGATTAAAACCAAGATTTGACTTTCATTTTGGATTTAAtcatgaagatatatatatattggattatTTTCTCCTCTATtcattaaactaaaataaaaagcaaataagAGACGAAGAGCTCAATCCTATTTGTGTACACAGATGGATACCAATTAAATTTTGGAATATAATtgaaacaaaagattaaaaattggtttttcatatgattttttttttttttttggagaaaataaaatggGAGAGATTAACAAAAGTATTTGACattttatttgttacttattatgtgtaaaaataaaaattgttgaaaattgTAACCTCAACTAGTCTTACTGTTAGGAGACCGCCCATTTGAATGTTTTGTTTTGAGTGCGTTCACATTAAATTTGgtggagaaaataataaaaataaactcgcTTTGTTTATTTTCCTAGGTTATCTAAATGATGGTAGAAACATAAAATTACATGGTTTCTAATTCactaaaattaaattagatttaatttgattatatgttTTCCCATTAACTCAAGAATGATTTTCAcattcctaaaaatataaatttcaccATAATTCTCAATGATAAGAGAGGCTCAACTATTTACAAGGTGGATCTTACTTTTCTCATAACCATAAgatataataccctagttggtctctttatttttctctctcttctattttggtccctctactcagaaatgttcctgactagtccctctatttttgaaaatgtacccacttagttagaaatgctcccaactagtccctctacttttagaaatatgcccacttagtccctctaaatgggcacatttttaaaagtagagggactagtcgggagcatttctgagtagaaagaccaaaaaaaaagagaaagaaaaatacatgaactattttggtgattataccaagTTTTTTTTAGCTACCACAACCACACACATTAAATTCACAAAGTGGATCTTACTTTTCTGATAACCATAGTTTTTTTAACTACCACAACCACACACATTAAATTCTCAATTATACAAATTCCCAACTATGTAGTGAAAATGAGTCAAAtcctaaattttttatatgaaagaTAATGATACTACCATTCGGCAATTACACCAATAGTGATTTAAACTATAGTGTCTTTTATAATTGCTTGTTAGGTTTTTTCCATTCTCAAGTAAGGCGTACCATCTGTGACCATATACAGTACCCATACACAATAAATCTTCACATCAATAAGGAAAAAAGATAGCTTAtatacaagaaaacataagtaTTACTTAAGCAAGGAAAAAAGTAGCTAGGTaaatatttgtatgtatatttacatacatatgtatgtacatatacAAGTATCTATGTACATACACAGGTATGCATGTAATTAAGCATCTATATATAAGCATGTATATACATGTGTAGGTATCTATATACATATGCAAGTATGTATGTcgataaatatatacatataagtatgTACGTATAGCAAACATTTAGCTCGGGAATCCCTTCTAGGTGAGCTTACAACTGCTAAAACTTTGGTTGGACAAAAAATAGCCCAAGATAGAAATTAAACACGTATTATATGGTTCACAAAACTTGATAGTATGTGAAAGTTTAAGCAAAGCAAAACCACAGGGTATAATCATATTTTGTACATTTCAAAAGCTAACAgcaacaaaacataatttagAATTTTCTACCACTTACTAGAATCAATAATTCTTATCACAAATTTCAAGCTGAAATTCAACACACATACCATAGCAGTAAAATtccaaaataattatatattctctAGAAATCTAATAACACCATATATAGACATgttacaaaaatacaaacaacattAATAAGCACACAAAGCTACAAAAATGCATCCATTATCATACTCATTCGAGAATCTTTCTGAAATCTTCAGGAAAAGCAGGAAACACAAATCATTTTTGGAAAGAACCTCAACAGATTGaggctattttattaataaggggaagaaaacaaattaaagataTACTAGAAACagagaaaggaaacaaagatgCACTGGAGGAACATAAGCTAATAGGAACAGAAGCTAATAGAGGAAATGGAAACCAACAACATTAAAGTTTTTCATAATCCAATATGGAAGCTCACGACCAGAAAGAAATAGATTTAATGCTTGATAATTAAGGCTGATGTTAGCAAGGTTGATCACAGGGCCCATCCAATATGAAGGTGTGAGGTGGAGTGATGGATTGCCATTCATATTCAAAAGAAATCTGGTGTTGAAGATAATATCGGTGAACCGCCAAGAAATTGATGGATGAGTGTCCGTTAAAGCACGATTGATGACATTGCTGTTGGTGAAGATATGCTTGATCGGAATGTTCTTTTCCCAGGTAGATTGTAATGCTGCGTCCAGAGTAATCAGATCTTGTTTGAAGACGTCGTTTGCAGAGCCAGAGAAACACCCTGAAAAGGAAACTAGATAGTCAgcattagataaaaaaaaaacccgcAGAAGAGACATACCTGGTGTTGTGAAAGTGGGAATACATAAACAAGAATGGACCATCAGCCCAGGAAAAGTTGTTGCATATAAGATTCCAGCCATGAAAGTTCTTGTTACAGATAGTAAAATCATTAACATGGGCCAGAGCCTTACACACAGCATTGTAACTGCTTAATTGCACATTCCTGAAAATTACATCACACCTGTTCTTCCAATGAAACCAAGCACATGTTGCAATGagagagacaacaaaatgagaaTAATTGTAGCAGGTGAGCCACGACCCATTTGCAAATTTATCTGGGAAAGAAACAAGCCGCTTAACTTTCCTGCTAACCAATCCTCAAACATCCTAAATTTTAGGACAAGATACAAACAGATGTTCTAATGTTTCACGCTGCTGCCCACAAAGGGCACAAGGAGTATTAGGTCCAAGATATAATCTAAAAAGATAATCAGTAGTAGGGAGCCTACCCATAAAAATTAGCCAGATGAAATACTTGACCCGGGGGCCATTTTTGAGGGTCCATAATTTTGTCCATCCATTCCAGTGCTCACTGCTAGAGTCAATTTCATTGAGTTTATTATAAACAGCTGCAGATAAGCTCAGACTGGTAGGAGAAGGATACCACACCCAGTGATTACTAGAAGAGGAATCAATATTAATAAGGTTGTTGAGATCAAACCTGATGTTGTTGCCAAGGAGGCCATTATGAGTATTGAAATCCCAACATTCGTTATGAATAACATCAGCCATAGTCATATGATCTAAACTGTCAACATATCAATAAATGTAGGCATTAAAGCAATAGGGATGCATGAGTACTAAgggttccaaaaaaaaaaaaggaggttTTCCAAGGATTCAGTGAAATTATTTTGCAATGTGGTTTAAGATGATTTGTTGATTGACACAAACTCCGAAAGAACCAAGAGCATTCAGTGAAATTATTTGATGATTTGTTGATTAACATTACAATccattatttttatacatattattcacctccattattaatattatttaaaataaatagaatttataccaaattatttattttaaaaaaaatattattatacaaaacaacataatttgaatggtatgcaatagtttaaatatattgttaatttaaaaccataattcttcctccaatattttttatatgtattttttcaaTGGAATCTCTAAAATCTggtgtatttttaaataattattaatttaaaattataatattatttaaaattttaattaataaataattaactaaaatttttgttaaattttttaagaagGTTTTCACTCaagcaaaatttttaaaaataaaaaatttaattataactttttaaCCATGTTTATGTTAACAAACATACTATatcaaaaaatctaaattagaataaaaatatttattttaaaataatggtaACGACTCTCTCATTGGAAAAGAcccattattattttaaaggaTTTagcatttttgtatttaatttttttaaaaaaattctcctttTATAAGATCTCTTCAATTCCCACCGCCAAATCGAATCAATGCTTGTCaaatagatttaaatttaatccccaATTTAGTAATATTCggttttgaaaacattataaaaatattccataataattatttaaaaaataaattaataactataattttttttaattattgtgatttatttgaaaccatc
Protein-coding regions in this window:
- the LOC120253217 gene encoding uncharacterized protein LOC120253217, translating into MVTQRDRVQVSQEFLSCGSAHCSVESECIIPWRTRLDHMTMADVIHNECWDFNTHNGLLGNNISEHWNGWTKLWTLKNGPRVKYFIWLIFMDKFANGSWLTCYNYSHFVVSLIATCAWFHWKNRCDVIFRNVQLSSYNAVCKALAHVNDFTICNKNFHGWNLICNNFSWADGPFLFMVFLWLCKRRLQTRSDYSGRSITIYLGKEHSDQAYLHQQQCHQSCFNGHSSINFLAVHRYYLQHQISFEYEWQSITPPHTFILDGPCDQPC